The DNA sequence AAAGGAATTCTATTTTGGTTAGATTGATACTCTTAGCCATTTTTCTTAAATCTACGCTAGTTTGAGCCAGGACTTTTTAACGGAGACAGAGAAAACTTTCAGCACTGTGTGTCAGCCTTGATTCATACATTCCTGCACTGAACCTCTCATCCAGGGATGAAACTCAGAAGAGATTACAGCTGTAATTGCTCAGGAGGTGACTCTAACAAGCTTTTTCCTTGTGCATGACCTTCTCTCCATGCCCTTTCATCAGAGCTGGATGAACACTGTGCCACAGTGGTTTTGATCTTAATGTAGGTGAGTGTTTGTGAAACTCCTGTTGCAGTCAGTCCTGACTCCAGCTTTCCAAGCTTCTCCGTGCATTTTCTAAGTTACCTGTTCAATTTTCATTAACCTTGCAGTAAAGTTAAAATTTCAACTCTTACTTGGCAtttgttcttcattttctggaGACTGAGGCTGTGAAATTAggtaacaaaagaaaaaatatccagtAAATTCCTAAACAAGAGGTTCCCTCCTTGGAAGGACacagggaaaaacaaggaaGGATTCCaactgctccttccctgccaaaCCATCCACTCCTATTTGGCACCAGAGTTGGGACAAAAAGTCTCATTTCAGTTACCTGTAATTCAGCATCTTCAAGTGTCAAATTGTGATCCCTCTGGCAAAGATTCCATGTAATAAATCCACGGTGGCCCAGGCACAGTTACTGTCACCCAAAATTATTTGTGTGCAAGTAACAGTTTCCTTGTGCTGGGGTAAATCACTACATCACATCACTGATCACACTGAAACAGACTTTCAAGTGCAGAGGTGCAGGTTTATAGTTTGTAactatcaaaatatttattggaaatagaaaatttaCATAATAGCTATACATTATATATACACAGAGCTACAGTTTTAGAAAATAAGGGTTCAGAGTTGAAAAATACCAACTCCCTCAATATTCAGGTTTTCTTGTAATAGACACTCATTCCTTACATTTCACTTGCTACATCACTTCATTCAAATGCAGTCACAGTATTTCACACACTGAGCTTGGAGCTCCTTCAAATAAATAACTTATAAATACAAACACTTCAGACTGGGCAACAAGTTTTcaatccttttcctctttcttcctcagACTTGGGAGCagttttaatgcattttagtTCTTTTATTTTACCTCTTCTCTTTCCAAGTAACACACACAGAAGTGGTCCTTACTCAGGAGCAGCATGGAGTCCCCACTGGAATGCCAGGAGAGAGACACAATCTGGAAGTCACCTGCAGGAAGAGATCAGTGTgtcagccaggagctggcagcccatcctcctgctggaggaaaaggcagctggAATCAGCCACACAAATAAATCCCTGCTGgccccatgctgtccctgagACATTTCCTGTGTCTCACTATGAGCTCCTCTTTTCCTGAGGGTGAAAACAGCCATTTTCAAGCAGTTCCAAGAACACACCTGAGCTATTTCCAGGATAACACTCAGATCAATTTATAAATGGaatattatttttcactgaGTCTGGATTCTTTAGTTCTTTTCTGTCAGGgtcaggattaaatgtgtgagatggaTTTCTTGTTGGGACTCAGACGTTTATTAGTTCTTAGCTCTattacagtctcacaaaccctgagttctacAGCACTTCACTCTAACAGGCTAAAAATGGagctgtgtctctctctctacaaggcctcaactgtccaattaagaaatgacacctaaattgtttttatttttaacccaaTGACCAACCACCCAGGCCCCGCAATGGGGAGTTTTATCCAATtccacaaaaccacccaaacccatggaagaggggaaggaggggaaggagggaccAGCATCCACTCTAAAACTTCCATcttgctatatatatatatatatatatatatcacttatattctaaacccttaaactctagGTTTTCCACCCTctgatatcacacacttctatgCAAACTCCACACCCCCAATCCCAGTTCcatcattccattttggaagccttctccacggcctcaggtcaaatgcagcGTTCTCCTGGGGAGAAActttttccagcacagaaaatctaaaagttctcagcagccagggttcCAACAACGGAGCAGTTGCTGGGAGGTTGTGTGCTCACCTTCCCCAGGCACCTTCACAACGACACAGCCAGCTGGGGACCACAGGTACACTCTGCTGCTGCCCGTGCACACAGCCAggcggggctggcaggggtCCCACTGGAAGCACTGGATGGTGTACAGCTGCTCCAACACCACTGCCAGCTTCAGCTTCCTGATGTCCCAGATCCACACAGCGTTGGGAATGTTatctgcagaggaagcagcagttGTGTGATAGCTGGAGGATAAAGGATCACACGTGGTTTTTCTAAATGCACAGGAACAGACAAATCTGTACAACACAAATCTTTAGGTACACCCCAGGGTTAGCACTACTTGAGTTATGCCAAGCAGAGCCTTCAGGAAATATTGCAAAAAAAGGTAAAAGTGATCTAGTCCATCTCCCAGTCCTTCCCTGGCTTTTATCACATTTGTCTGATGGGTTTTGCACCTGACCCAGAGCTTTGGCATCCAGGCACAAACAGCCCCTCAACAGGaccaaagggaaaaatggaACCTTAATTCCATGACTTTCACTATTCAGGAAGTCAGAATTCCTCCTGCTATAGGTCATGCAGAGTTCTGCCTTTTAAGAGACCCAGGCTGTAAGTGGGaagatttgtttcattttcaataCAGTGTGCTCACACAAACTTGAAGAAATATAAAACCCCactattttcattaaatacagAGCCAAGGCTGAGTTCATGCCCCgatcagcagctctggcagctcacaACAGTTAACACACACTACAAGACAGGCTGGGATTCCCCTGTAGTTACACATCTCCCAACAGAGCTGATTTTACAGGGCCATGACTCTTTTTATAGTGCAAAGGATCATTTCTGCTAAGGAAACCCCCACATGCCCTTCATGGTTTCCCCTCTAAGGCAGGGCAGTCGGAACTTACCATTTTTGGTTGCCAGGAAACAGTTATCTGCACTGAAGGCCAACATCCCAACTCCCACTTTGGGATTTGCCTTGTCAGCAACTGGTTTGATGTAGTGTAAAGAAACTGGCACTTGGCAAATGTCATCTGgaacaggaaataaaagtaTGTCACTAAGTGAGCCTGGATGGATAATGCATTTATATCCAACTGTTAAAACCCCTCATCTCTGAAGTGATAGGACCATATTTTACTCTTCTCCAAGATGTTCCAATCAGAATTTCAACTGCTTTAAAGATACTACATCTTCACACAGCCGCCCTACTACTATTCCTGCCCTcctacagaaaaggaaaggctggaaattCAGGCAAGACTGAGATTAAATCAGGAAAATGAGGAGAGATTAATTTTTCTACTACCTTCTAACTACTATTTCAAACACTGTTAACCAAAGGTGATTTACAGTGCCACAAAGACTGAGACTGATTTTTACTGCCCTAGAGAACATCCAGAGGATCTGTTCCACCATCCAAGGGGCAGAGTTCACCTACAATGTTTATTTAAAGACTTCCCAAGGCAAACTCAAGTGTCTGGTTTGAGTAAACTTTGGCTTACATTTACTCTGTGTGCTGAAGAGAGAACTAGCCAATGCTCTTGTTGGAGGGAAAGAAAGTCTCTCTGTGCCAAGAGTTGGGGATTTCTCCACTTCTTTATACACAATCTACAAAGAAACAAGTGAGAGCTCTACAGAAGGGCCTTGGAGAGTTTGAACATGGGCTGTTACCAAATACCCACATCCCACTGGCTCATTTGCACATTTAGTACACCTCAGCATCCCCTGGTTCATCAACAGAGGAAAGGGCTTCAGTAGGCAGATCTGGAATCCAGTATTCCCAGTGAATTATGGGCCATTTGGAACCATGAtcaggaaaaacacagcagagaataAGCCCCAGGGAATGCACCTCGTTCATTATTTCTGACAGCAAATTAAATCATCCCCATTATAGCAGGACCATGAATCTCATTTTTACAACCCAAAATCTTTCATCTGATTCTGTCACAAACAAAGTGCAGcgctgcagaaggaaaatagcaaaaatattttagtgtgCCTGCAACATATTCCTGAACACAAGCACCAGGATAAAACACAGCAACTGCAATTCCTGTCTGTGTAGTGGAGATTAACAGAGctatttccatttgttttccatGACACATTTTACACCTAACTGGAAGTTAAGGCATTTTTCAGCCGTGAGAAGCTTTGCTGAGGTGCTTTAATGGCTCGTGCCTGGCTTCTGGCTAAGAGGCAGAGTCATGTGAATATTGCAGGCTTAAAATCCACACACAAACTCTTCCAGGAGGTCTGTTCAGTCCCTCTGCAATGGCAAACAGCACCACACACTGTTCTCATTACCTCCAGGGATGAGATCAGctcaggattttgggaagagcagctctgcacctGCTGCCAACAGCGCAGAATCTGTCAGGCCTTGCAGGTACAGGTATAAAGGATAAAAATCAATGCTGACAGATGTTCCAGGAAATGCCCTTTAGGTGAGCTGGATGAGCCTGTCCACACAGGATGGAAAATCTGAACACAATCCAGTTCCAGCACTGTTTAAAGTTAGGAATTGTATAAAGCTGAGACAAATCTCTCCTGTTCAGTTTTCCAGTTTGCCATCGGCTGCACACCCAGATCTGTAATGCAGCCACCACCTACACCCAAAATACATTGGCATGTGACAGGAGCATCTGAAAATCTATTACTGCTCAAGAGAGATGATCACAGACACATATTCCACCAAATTTGAAAGGAGGATTCCCCTTTTTTGTTACATTCCCAGGTTGCCATGCAATTTCCCAAGccctgggaggaaaaaaaaagaaaagtcccCAGAATTAAATGGATTAATGAGCATCTTTCAGATACAAACAGCAGCACGCAAGCTCTGCTAAGGTCTCCATGGATTTGGGATCCACACTTACAGTCTTTTTGCTGGTAATGACTGCTGGATGCTCAAGCTCTGTGATCTTCTTCCACGTCACATGGTTCAGGATACGCACCTGGCTCAGGAAACACGGCAAGCAGAGACTGTTAGGGCAAACttcttcaaattatttaaataaaaaaggcaggaaaCACTTCTCACCTTTTCATCAAAGCTGCCAATGGCCAGGAACTGGCTGCTGGGACTCCAGGCAATTGATTTGATGCCCAGGGGCCACTCGTAGGCACGGTAGGAGGAGAGCAGGCGCCCATCGAGGGAGTACAGCAGCACCTTGTactgaaacacagcacagccactccAAAATCCAGCAATGCTGCTGAAAACCACAGGCAGGCAAGTCATCCTGCCAAACTCTGCCTGTTTATCATGCAAGTTAAATACAAAGGTACAACTGGTCTCTTATCTATGAGTTAAGGAGGCTTCGTTGCTCTGTTTTTGGATGAATACTTTCAGTAACTGTAAAATCACTGTGCAAGTGCAATGTCAGTAAAGCTGTACAAAACTCTTACACTCCTCCATTATTCTTCTTCCATTATTTCAATAATGAAGGCAGCTTctacaatgtttacaatttttttacaagataaattagaaataatttgctGTCATTGAAGGTTTAAAGAACAGCCACGTCCACTTGCAAGGACACCCATCCCCAATACAAATGTAATGTTTAACAAAAGCTGGACTCACACCCTCTTATattcaaaagaaacattttaaacactAATTATTTTAGTCACTGCTTTATACATGATGGCCAAAGACCAACTTGAGCTCTTcaagaaaataatctgcttttcctcttaCCTCCAGGCACGTGtcccaggctgccagcacacagccaTTGGGAGCCCATTCAATCCCAAACAGATCCTGGGTTTCAGTGTCAAAATGCTGCCCACAAAAGAGAAACCACAAAACCATTTGAAACATGCCAACAAATCCTGTTGCATCTAAGATGACAGAATGTTCAGTTTTAACCTTTCAAGGGCTACCACAAACACAAAAGAGCTTTTTATATGCCAGAGtagcaacaaaaatatttcttcctgtaATACATGCTGCCTTCAGTGGATCTTTGATCCCCtctacagaaaagcagaaagtttCTATACCTTCAAATGAACAGCATTTCATAAGAGAATTAAATTAGTTACACTGAATCAGtcaaaaatccaggaaaacTAATTCCTTGTCTTAAAGCCCAGTACAGGATCACATAATCCCAGAAAGtgtgagctggaagggaccttacagggacagggacagctggaagggacagggacaccttccactatcccaggttgctccaagccccatccaacctggccttggacacttccagggatgggacagccacagcttccacTTCATTAGGGGAGAGCTCAGGAACATGACAAACATTTAGGGGTATTTCCCAAATTTTCTCTCAGCTTCTGCTGAGGCTCAGAATTCCCAAATTAGAGGTGACACAAGATACAGACAAGTTCTTAGTGAGGTTTAATTGCCCAGATCCAGCCCGTGGCCAATGCCACCCTCCATGGACTGATCCCATGTGTGAATACTTTATACCACATGTCCCAAGTACCAAGCACTTGATGCTCTCACTGTTTCTCTCACTGTGCAGGTAacctcctgcagagcagagggggagcagaggcagagcttaccctgaggagctgccagtTCCTGCACACGAAGATGCTGATGAAATCCTTGCAGTCGCGGCGCTCCGCCACGGCCATGTAGCGCCCGTCCTTGGTGAAAGCCACCCCTGCCACGGCACAGATTAATTAAAAATGGCTTAAACAGAAATCAGACAACAAGGCAGAAGAGCTGATGAGTCTTCAGCGAGGCACAGTTACTCCCAGTTCAAAGCAGAACTAAAAGAGGAGCCAGAATCTCTCCACAGAAGGTCACATTAATCAAGGCGAAGCACGGTGTTACTGATTCATTGTGTCAGCAATTTTTAGGCTCAGAATGTACAATTTCTCAGGATGAAAAGCTCCAGCGTGCTTCAAAACACATCTAACCACTGACAGTTGTTATATAAACCCAACAGATTTCAAATAACCACTTCATTTAGCCTGGCTAAATGGATCAGTTATGCAACCATCAGGTCTCCACTAACTCCCAGGCATTGCTCCCCATGCTCCTGGATTTTACATGGAATACATAATTGTCTTTGTCATCTCTGGGATACAAGCCTTGGGCAGGAAACTGCTCACCACAGCCATGTGGTCTGACAGCCCTGACACAAGCTTCCCTTTCCAGCCTTTCCATATGCAGAAGATGACAAAAGTCACTTTGGATTAATTCATCGGGAGCACGTCCAGCATAATTTAATGTCTTAAAGGATCCCTCAGAGGCAAACACAACACAGATGCACATGTGAAGAGCAGGCACATGGATCAGCTGGAATCCTTCACTCAGACACTACAacctggctgcaggtgctgctcgGAAGGGACAGGACCAGAGCCTGTTCCCAAAAATGGGGTTTGCAGTCACATTAAAgtcattttccctttctgccaCATCAAAGGACCATTCCCAGCCAGGTGTTACTTACCTTGCTGGCATGCTTTGGGGTACTTGATGTAAGACACGGACTTGGTGCACAAGGACCACACCGTGATTCgcagctggcacagagacaGGGAGCAGTTTTGGTTATTTGtgtaggtttaaaaaaaaaaaaaaattaacaggaaAACATCAACCTAATTCAGCAACACAAAGTGGATCAATGAAACTTCTGTGATTAATTAATTCTGCAGCTATTTTGTGTAACACAATGACATGGGGAGCAGCTATGAGGAATTATGTCCCAATTTCTGGCAGTTAGCAGGGAATTTACCCCAAACTTACACAAGTAAGATGGGATACAAAATTCACAGCACTGATATGGAGGAAACCTCTTCACAAACACTGAAGTTCCTGACACTGGGCAGTAGATTGGGAAGATATTTGTGCTAGAGTCACTGTGCAGTTGGAAAAACAGATTCATCACAGAATCTGGAGAGAGATGGGGAGTTTCCTGCCTTTATGAATGGATGACAAGTTACAGCCCCTTCAGAACACTGCATCCCTTGGGAAAAGGCTATCAAGTATGAGCATTGAGCTGGATTTTACAACATTTAGAAACCCTCAGCTTTGATGGCTGATTTGTGTTTTGCTCTTCCTTCCTCAGGCACC is a window from the Molothrus ater isolate BHLD 08-10-18 breed brown headed cowbird chromosome 23, BPBGC_Mater_1.1, whole genome shotgun sequence genome containing:
- the WRAP73 gene encoding WD repeat-containing protein WRAP73; the protein is MNFSELFKLSGLLGRFSPDGKCLASCVQHRLVVRDASSLQILHLYSCMDQIQYIEWSSDSQFILCAMYKRGIVQVWSLEQSEWYCKIDEGSAGLVASCWSPDGRHILNTTEFHLRITVWSLCTKSVSYIKYPKACQQGVAFTKDGRYMAVAERRDCKDFISIFVCRNWQLLRHFDTETQDLFGIEWAPNGCVLAAWDTCLEYKVLLYSLDGRLLSSYRAYEWPLGIKSIAWSPSSQFLAIGSFDEKVRILNHVTWKKITELEHPAVITSKKTIVYKEVEKSPTLGTERLSFPPTRALASSLFSTQSKYDICQVPVSLHYIKPVADKANPKVGVGMLAFSADNCFLATKNDNIPNAVWIWDIRKLKLAVVLEQLYTIQCFQWDPCQPRLAVCTGSSRVYLWSPAGCVVVKVPGEGDFQIVSLSWHSSGDSMLLLSKDHFCVCYLEREEVK